The Pantoea sp. At-9b genome includes a window with the following:
- the rplY gene encoding 50S ribosomal protein L25 yields the protein MFTINAEARKEQGKGASRRLRHANKFPAIVYGGTEAPVSIELDHDSIMNMQAKEGFYSEVLTIVVDGKETKVKVQAVQRHPFKPKLHHIDFVRA from the coding sequence ATGTTCACTATCAACGCAGAAGCACGTAAAGAGCAGGGTAAGGGTGCGAGCCGCCGCCTGCGCCACGCTAACAAGTTCCCGGCCATCGTTTATGGCGGAACTGAAGCACCGGTTTCTATCGAACTGGATCACGATTCAATCATGAACATGCAGGCTAAAGAAGGTTTTTACTCTGAAGTTCTGACCATCGTTGTTGACGGTAAAGAAACCAAGGTTAAAGTTCAGGCTGTACAGCGTCACCCGTTCAAGCCGAAACTGCACCACATCGACTTCGTTCGCGCTTAA
- the yejK gene encoding nucleoid-associated protein YejK, which translates to MSLDIDQIALHQLVKRDENQLELVLRDTLLPATQAVEAMAEELHRVYSAKNKAYGLFDAESELAAALRNCRKGEDDFLAFSRVATGRLRDELSKYPFAEGGIVLFIHYRYLAVEYLLVAVLNSQSSMRVNEQLDISSTHYLDINHADIVARIDLTEWETNPESTRYLTFLRGRVGRKVADFFMDFLGASVGLDTKAQNRGLLQAVDDYCAESNLDKNERQNYRQQVYSYCNDQLQAGEEIALEDLSSELPPLGEKTFQAFTQEQGYELEEHFPADRSTLRQLTKFAGSGGGLTLNFDAMLLGERIFWDPATDTLTIKGTPPNLRDQLQRRTGGN; encoded by the coding sequence ATGAGTCTGGATATCGACCAGATCGCCCTGCATCAGTTAGTCAAACGTGATGAAAACCAGCTGGAGCTGGTGCTGCGCGACACTCTGCTGCCTGCCACCCAAGCGGTGGAGGCGATGGCAGAGGAGTTACATCGGGTTTATAGCGCCAAAAACAAAGCCTATGGGCTGTTTGATGCGGAAAGCGAGCTGGCTGCTGCATTGCGTAATTGCCGCAAAGGGGAAGATGATTTTCTGGCTTTCAGTCGTGTGGCAACCGGCCGTCTGCGCGATGAGCTGAGCAAATACCCGTTTGCTGAAGGCGGTATTGTGCTGTTTATCCATTATCGTTACCTGGCGGTGGAGTATCTGCTGGTGGCCGTGCTTAACAGCCAGTCCAGTATGCGCGTTAACGAACAGCTGGATATCAGCAGCACCCACTATCTTGATATCAACCATGCGGATATCGTGGCGCGGATTGATCTCACCGAATGGGAAACTAACCCGGAATCCACCCGTTATCTGACGTTTTTGCGTGGGCGAGTCGGGCGCAAGGTCGCTGACTTCTTTATGGATTTCCTTGGTGCCAGCGTCGGTCTGGATACCAAAGCGCAGAACCGTGGTTTGTTGCAGGCGGTAGATGATTATTGCGCGGAATCGAATCTGGATAAAAATGAGCGCCAGAATTATCGTCAGCAGGTCTACAGCTACTGCAACGATCAGCTACAGGCGGGTGAGGAGATTGCGCTGGAAGATCTCTCGAGTGAACTGCCGCCACTGGGCGAGAAAACCTTTCAGGCGTTTACCCAGGAGCAGGGCTATGAACTGGAAGAGCACTTTCCTGCCGACCGCAGCACGCTGCGTCAGTTGACCAAATTTGCCGGTAGCGGGGGTGGCTTAACCCTGAATTTCGATGCCATGCTGTTGGGCGAGCGTATTTTTTGGGACCCGGCGACCGACACCTTGACCATCAAAGGGACGCCGCCGAATCTGCGCGATCAGTTGCAACGTCGCACCGGTGGAAACTGA
- a CDS encoding YejL family protein has product MPQSSRYSDERVEKLLAQLAQVLEKDKAPTDLSLMVLGNMVTNLINTSVSPAQRRSLARSFAEALQASVRDDNAH; this is encoded by the coding sequence ATGCCACAATCATCCCGTTACAGTGACGAACGCGTAGAGAAACTCCTCGCGCAACTGGCGCAGGTTCTTGAAAAAGACAAAGCGCCAACCGACCTTTCCCTGATGGTACTGGGAAATATGGTAACCAATTTGATCAACACCAGTGTCTCTCCGGCGCAGCGCCGCAGCCTGGCGCGATCTTTTGCCGAGGCTTTGCAAGCATCGGTTCGCGATGACAACGCCCATTAA
- the yejM gene encoding LPS biosynthesis-modulating metalloenzyme YejM: MVTNRQRYREKVSQMISWGHWFALFNIIFALILGSRYLLVSDWPASLAGRIYAYSSWIGHFSFLVFAGYLLIIFPLTFVVMSQRLLRFLSAIIATAGLTLIMVDSAVFNRFHLHLNPVVWELVINPDQSEMARDWQLMFIGVPIIFLVEMLFATWSWQKLRSLNRRSFGKPLAALFISAFFASHLLYIWADANFYRPITMQRANLPLSYPMTARRFLERHGLLDAQEYQRRLVQQGDPEALSVQYPLSDITFRDGGTRHNLLVLTVNGLNNATVDKALPSLNQFASDNVRFTQHYSAGNQPEKGLFGLFYGISSSYMDGVLAARMPSALLSALNSQGYQFGLFSSDGFNQPLYRQALLADYSLPTMDSQPNSATVAQWQNWLNGQKDNSAPWFSWVALNGVTVNGDTVKAQQRSYLRQAAGVDNQIAAVLQTLQERDLLKNTVVVITAQRAIALDGDDDNPGNRATLQVPLVVHWPNTPAQTIDRLTDQQDVMTTLMQRLLHVRTNPVNYSQGEDLFAAQRSHNWVASSEDGRLVVTTPEITLVLNNNGSYYAYNAQGKPLRDHKPQLALLLQVLTEQKRFIAN, encoded by the coding sequence ATGGTAACCAACCGGCAGCGCTACCGTGAAAAAGTCTCCCAGATGATCAGCTGGGGGCACTGGTTTGCCCTGTTTAATATTATCTTCGCGTTAATTTTAGGCAGCCGCTACCTGTTGGTTTCCGACTGGCCTGCCTCGCTGGCTGGTCGTATCTATGCTTACAGCAGTTGGATTGGCCATTTTAGCTTCCTGGTGTTTGCCGGCTATCTGCTAATAATCTTTCCCCTCACCTTCGTGGTGATGTCGCAACGGCTGTTGAGATTCCTGTCGGCGATTATCGCCACGGCGGGCCTGACGCTGATTATGGTCGACAGCGCGGTGTTCAATCGCTTCCATCTCCACCTCAATCCGGTGGTGTGGGAACTGGTGATTAACCCCGATCAAAGCGAGATGGCGCGCGACTGGCAGTTGATGTTTATTGGCGTGCCGATCATTTTTCTGGTGGAGATGCTGTTCGCCACCTGGAGCTGGCAGAAACTACGCAGCCTCAACCGCCGCTCATTTGGCAAGCCGCTGGCCGCACTGTTTATCTCGGCGTTCTTCGCCAGCCATCTGCTGTATATCTGGGCTGATGCCAATTTCTATCGCCCGATTACCATGCAGCGCGCGAACCTGCCGCTCTCCTACCCGATGACGGCGCGGCGCTTCCTTGAACGCCATGGCCTGCTGGATGCCCAGGAGTATCAACGTCGTCTGGTGCAGCAAGGGGACCCGGAAGCCTTATCGGTACAGTATCCGCTTAGCGATATTACCTTCCGCGATGGTGGCACACGACATAACTTGCTGGTGCTGACGGTCAATGGCCTCAACAATGCCACGGTAGACAAAGCGCTGCCGTCGCTCAATCAATTTGCCAGCGACAATGTGCGTTTCACGCAGCACTACAGCGCGGGCAATCAGCCGGAAAAAGGGCTGTTTGGCCTGTTCTATGGCATCTCCTCCAGCTATATGGATGGTGTGCTGGCCGCACGTATGCCTTCAGCCTTGCTCAGCGCGCTGAACAGTCAGGGCTATCAGTTCGGCCTGTTCTCGTCCGATGGCTTCAACCAGCCACTGTATCGCCAGGCATTGCTGGCGGATTATTCGCTGCCAACGATGGACAGCCAGCCCAATAGCGCGACGGTTGCCCAGTGGCAAAACTGGCTGAATGGACAGAAAGACAACAGCGCTCCGTGGTTCTCATGGGTGGCACTGAACGGTGTCACCGTCAATGGCGATACCGTTAAAGCCCAACAGCGCAGCTATCTGCGCCAGGCCGCTGGCGTTGACAACCAAATCGCTGCGGTACTGCAAACGTTGCAGGAGCGTGATTTGTTGAAAAATACCGTGGTGGTGATTACCGCTCAGCGCGCCATTGCGCTGGATGGTGATGATGACAACCCAGGTAATCGCGCCACTCTCCAGGTGCCGCTGGTGGTGCACTGGCCAAATACGCCAGCACAGACCATCGACCGCCTGACCGATCAACAGGATGTGATGACCACACTGATGCAGCGTCTGCTACATGTGCGCACCAACCCGGTAAACTACTCACAGGGTGAAGATCTGTTTGCGGCACAGCGCAGCCATAACTGGGTGGCGAGCAGTGAAGATGGCAGGCTGGTGGTGACCACGCCGGAAATTACGCTGGTGCTGAACAACAATGGCAGCTACTACGCCTATAATGCGCAGGGGAAACCCCTGAGAGATCACAAACCGCAGCTGGCGTTGCTGTTGCAAGTGTTGACTGAACAGAAGCGTTTCATCGCAAACTGA
- the arsC gene encoding glutaredoxin-dependent arsenate reductase codes for MTDITLYHNPACGTSRNTLALIRNSGVEPVIILYLETPPDRDKLKELIGAMGISVRALLRTNVDPYQVLGLVDEHFSDDQLLDAMLAHPILINRPIVVTPLGTRLCRPSEVVLDILPDPQQGEFSKEDGEKVIDKDGNRLV; via the coding sequence ATGACTGATATCACCCTCTATCACAACCCTGCGTGTGGCACGTCACGCAACACGTTGGCATTAATTCGTAACAGCGGCGTTGAACCTGTAATCATTCTTTATCTGGAGACGCCACCGGATCGGGACAAGTTAAAAGAACTGATAGGCGCAATGGGTATTAGCGTGCGCGCATTACTCCGCACGAATGTCGATCCTTACCAGGTGCTCGGTTTGGTGGATGAGCATTTCAGTGATGATCAATTGCTTGATGCGATGTTGGCACATCCTATCCTGATCAATCGTCCAATTGTGGTAACGCCATTAGGAACGCGTTTATGCCGTCCCTCAGAGGTGGTGCTTGATATCCTTCCTGATCCACAACAGGGGGAGTTCAGCAAAGAGGACGGCGAAAAAGTGATTGATAAGGATGGTAACAGGCTGGTGTGA
- a CDS encoding metalloregulator ArsR/SmtB family transcription factor: MHPVQLFKLLADETRTTIMLLLREAGELCVCDLCVVTDQSQPKVSRHIALLRDAGLVLDRRQGKWIYYRLSPHIPAWAASIIDAAWDSQRSAIREALARTTADACR; the protein is encoded by the coding sequence ATGCACCCTGTTCAACTTTTCAAACTGCTGGCTGACGAAACACGCACGACGATTATGTTGCTGTTACGTGAGGCTGGCGAGCTGTGTGTATGCGACCTTTGCGTTGTTACAGACCAGTCTCAGCCGAAGGTATCGCGGCATATTGCTTTACTTCGCGATGCTGGCCTGGTCCTGGATCGGCGCCAGGGCAAATGGATTTATTACCGTCTCTCGCCACACATACCCGCTTGGGCGGCAAGCATTATTGATGCTGCCTGGGATAGCCAGCGAAGTGCAATACGGGAAGCATTAGCGCGTACAACGGCTGATGCTTGCAGATGA
- the arsH gene encoding arsenical resistance protein ArsH yields MQVFPALDAGHFDPAIAKNLGSVGQPPKFLILYGSVRKRSFSRFCAEEAARLLTQMGAEAVIFNPSGLPLPDDAPETHPRVLELRSLVRWCDGMVWSSPERHGAMSSILKAQIDWIPLTEGAIRPSQGKTLAVMQVCGGSQSFNAVNQMRVLGRWMRMFTIPNQSSVAKAWQEFDEEGRMKPSAYYDRIVDVVEELFKITLILKSHTAYLADRYSERKESHQQLMARVNQQKI; encoded by the coding sequence ATGCAGGTTTTCCCCGCCCTGGATGCCGGGCACTTTGATCCGGCCATCGCTAAAAACCTTGGCAGTGTTGGACAGCCACCAAAATTCCTCATCCTTTATGGTTCAGTTCGGAAGCGTTCTTTCAGCAGGTTTTGTGCTGAAGAAGCCGCACGACTACTGACCCAAATGGGCGCAGAGGCGGTGATATTTAATCCGTCTGGCTTGCCACTGCCGGACGATGCTCCCGAAACCCATCCCAGGGTGCTGGAGTTACGAAGCCTGGTCAGATGGTGCGATGGTATGGTGTGGAGTTCCCCCGAGCGCCACGGTGCAATGAGCAGTATCCTCAAAGCTCAGATCGACTGGATTCCGTTGACGGAAGGTGCAATCCGCCCTTCTCAGGGAAAAACCCTGGCAGTGATGCAGGTTTGCGGCGGTTCACAATCATTTAATGCAGTGAATCAGATGCGTGTACTGGGGCGGTGGATGCGGATGTTCACCATTCCGAATCAATCATCGGTTGCTAAAGCCTGGCAGGAATTTGATGAGGAAGGCCGAATGAAGCCCTCTGCTTATTACGATCGTATCGTTGATGTGGTCGAAGAGCTCTTCAAAATCACGCTGATTCTCAAAAGTCATACCGCATATCTGGCAGATCGTTATAGCGAACGTAAAGAAAGCCACCAGCAACTGATGGCTCGCGTTAATCAACAAAAAATCTAA
- a CDS encoding glycoside hydrolase family 127 protein, producing MSVMEVDLHKLKINDPFLGQYQQLVREVVIPYQWEALNDRIAEADPSHAIENFRIAAGLQSGEFYGMVFQDSDVAKWLEAVAWSLCQQPDAELEKTADEVIELIAAAQCDDGYLNTYFTVKAPGERWTNLAECHELYCAGHMIEAGVAFFQATGKRRLLEVVCKLADHIDSVFGPGDTQLHGYPGHPEIELALMRLHEVTQQPRYRALVNYFVEQRGTQPHFYDSEYEKRGKTSYWNTYGPAWMVKDKAYSQAHQPIAEQQTAIGHAVRFVYLMTGVAHLARLSQDEAKRQDCLRLWHNMAQRQLYITGGIGSQSSGEAFSSDYDLPNDSVYAESCASIGLMMFARRMLEMEADSQYADVMERALYNTVLGGMALDGKHFFYVNPLEVHPKTLSFNHIYDHVKPVRQRWFGCACCPPNIARVLTSLGHYIYTPREEALYINLYVGNSLEVPVGEQTLRLRINGNFPWQETVTITIDSPQPVQHTLALRLPDWCDAPQVTLNDAAVASDIRKGYLHINRSWSEGDTLTLTLPMPVRRVYGNPLVRHVAGKVALQRGPLVYCLEQADNGEELHNLWLPQTATFRTFEGKGLFAHKVLIQAEGSKHSTRAPEQQSLWHYDHSPAIRQTQTLTFIPWFSWANRGEGEMRIWVNEG from the coding sequence ATGTCTGTGATGGAAGTCGATCTGCATAAGCTTAAAATTAACGATCCGTTTCTGGGTCAGTATCAGCAACTGGTGCGGGAGGTCGTGATCCCTTATCAGTGGGAGGCGCTGAACGATCGTATTGCGGAAGCCGATCCCAGCCATGCGATTGAAAATTTCCGCATCGCCGCCGGGTTACAGAGCGGTGAGTTCTACGGCATGGTGTTTCAGGACAGTGACGTGGCAAAGTGGCTGGAAGCGGTGGCCTGGTCGCTTTGCCAGCAGCCGGACGCGGAGCTGGAGAAAACCGCCGATGAAGTGATTGAACTGATCGCCGCCGCCCAGTGTGACGATGGCTATCTCAACACCTATTTCACCGTCAAAGCGCCTGGCGAACGCTGGACCAACCTCGCGGAATGTCACGAGCTGTATTGTGCCGGGCATATGATCGAGGCCGGTGTCGCGTTCTTTCAGGCGACCGGCAAACGCCGTTTGCTGGAGGTGGTGTGTAAACTTGCCGACCATATCGACAGCGTGTTCGGACCGGGCGACACGCAGTTGCACGGTTATCCGGGGCACCCGGAAATTGAACTGGCGTTGATGCGCCTGCATGAAGTGACGCAGCAGCCACGTTACCGGGCACTGGTAAACTACTTTGTCGAGCAGCGTGGCACGCAGCCGCATTTCTACGATAGCGAATATGAAAAGCGCGGCAAAACCTCTTACTGGAACACCTATGGCCCGGCATGGATGGTCAAAGATAAAGCCTACAGCCAGGCCCATCAGCCGATTGCCGAGCAACAAACCGCGATCGGCCATGCGGTACGCTTTGTCTATCTGATGACCGGGGTGGCGCATCTGGCGAGGCTCAGCCAGGATGAGGCGAAACGTCAGGACTGTTTGCGCCTGTGGCATAACATGGCTCAGCGTCAGTTGTACATCACCGGCGGTATCGGTTCGCAAAGCAGCGGCGAAGCCTTCAGCAGTGATTACGATTTGCCGAACGACAGCGTATATGCCGAAAGTTGTGCATCAATTGGTCTGATGATGTTTGCCCGCCGCATGCTGGAGATGGAGGCCGACAGCCAATACGCCGATGTGATGGAACGGGCGTTGTATAACACTGTGCTGGGCGGTATGGCACTGGACGGCAAACACTTCTTCTACGTTAATCCGCTGGAGGTACACCCAAAAACCCTCAGCTTTAACCATATCTATGATCACGTCAAACCGGTGCGCCAGCGTTGGTTCGGTTGTGCCTGCTGCCCGCCCAACATTGCCCGTGTACTGACCTCTCTCGGTCATTACATCTACACGCCGCGTGAAGAGGCGTTGTATATCAATCTCTATGTCGGCAACAGCCTTGAAGTGCCGGTGGGCGAGCAGACTCTGCGATTGCGCATCAACGGCAACTTCCCGTGGCAGGAGACGGTAACCATCACCATTGATTCACCGCAACCGGTGCAACACACGCTGGCGTTACGCTTGCCGGACTGGTGCGATGCGCCACAGGTCACACTGAACGATGCCGCGGTAGCCAGCGATATTCGGAAAGGCTATCTGCACATCAACCGTAGCTGGAGCGAGGGCGATACCCTGACGCTGACCTTGCCGATGCCGGTACGTCGCGTCTATGGCAATCCGCTGGTGCGTCATGTGGCGGGCAAAGTGGCGCTGCAACGTGGGCCGCTGGTGTATTGTCTTGAGCAGGCGGATAACGGTGAGGAGCTGCATAACCTGTGGCTACCGCAGACGGCGACTTTCCGTACCTTCGAAGGCAAGGGGTTGTTCGCGCACAAGGTACTGATTCAGGCCGAAGGCAGCAAACACAGCACCCGCGCGCCGGAGCAACAATCACTGTGGCACTATGACCACTCTCCCGCTATTCGCCAGACGCAGACCCTGACCTTTATTCCGTGGTTTAGCTGGGCTAACCGTGGGGAAGGGGAGATGCGTATTTGGGTGAATGAGGGCTAA
- a CDS encoding MFS transporter, translating into MTSTPITQTELAQQATSDALSLREKIGYGLGDAGGTVITCLIMNFLTFFYTDVFGLTPALVGTLFMALRVFDAVSDPIMGILADRTQSRWGRFRPWQLWIAVPIGIIGVLTFTVPDVSMNMKIVWAFGTYLLLSVSYTAINVPYCALINTMTSRHSEVISCQSWRFVLCGVAGFLVSVGLPWLVATLGNGNAAQGYQLGVGILCSVAVVMFLCCFFWVRERVSLDHMGKFTLREHLAGLRQNDQLLLMLLMSFLLINVFNIRGGGYMYFITYVLQGSTAYTSLFFTMVTFASILGSVLVSPLSKRVDTVRLYYWTNIVLAALAVLMWLLPTGPAWQTLWLAVILGNGVILGFTLPLHFALMAFADDYGEWKTGVRSSGMNFAFNLFCIKLAWASSAGIISLVFIFVAYQPGAGNQTAASLHGMTSMETLLPALFHLLLAFTILACKLNNPLMARIASDLRVRHVQS; encoded by the coding sequence ATGACTTCTACCCCGATTACCCAAACCGAACTGGCGCAGCAGGCCACGAGCGATGCGCTCTCCCTGCGTGAGAAAATCGGTTACGGGTTGGGTGACGCCGGTGGCACGGTGATCACCTGCCTGATCATGAATTTCCTGACATTTTTCTATACCGATGTCTTCGGCCTGACACCCGCGCTGGTCGGAACGCTGTTTATGGCGCTACGCGTATTTGATGCGGTATCCGATCCGATCATGGGCATCCTGGCTGACCGTACTCAGAGCCGCTGGGGACGCTTTCGCCCGTGGCAGCTTTGGATTGCCGTGCCGATTGGCATCATCGGCGTACTGACCTTTACCGTCCCTGATGTCAGCATGAACATGAAGATCGTCTGGGCGTTCGGCACCTATCTGTTGCTTTCGGTCAGCTATACCGCGATTAACGTGCCTTACTGCGCGCTGATTAACACCATGACCAGCCGTCATAGCGAAGTGATTTCCTGCCAGTCATGGCGTTTTGTGTTGTGTGGCGTGGCGGGTTTTCTGGTTTCGGTCGGCCTGCCGTGGCTGGTTGCAACGTTGGGTAACGGCAATGCCGCACAAGGCTATCAATTGGGCGTGGGGATACTGTGTAGCGTAGCGGTGGTGATGTTCCTGTGCTGCTTCTTCTGGGTACGTGAGCGTGTCTCACTTGACCACATGGGTAAATTTACCCTGCGCGAGCATCTGGCCGGATTACGCCAAAACGACCAACTGTTATTGATGCTGTTGATGTCATTCCTGTTGATCAATGTGTTCAACATCCGGGGTGGCGGGTACATGTACTTCATCACCTATGTCTTGCAGGGCAGTACCGCTTACACCTCATTGTTTTTTACCATGGTGACCTTTGCCTCGATCCTGGGTTCGGTGCTGGTCAGCCCGCTGTCAAAACGCGTGGACACCGTCAGACTTTACTACTGGACCAACATCGTGCTGGCGGCGCTGGCGGTGTTGATGTGGTTGCTGCCCACCGGCCCGGCCTGGCAAACCCTGTGGCTGGCGGTGATCCTCGGCAATGGCGTCATCCTTGGCTTCACGTTGCCGCTGCATTTTGCGCTGATGGCCTTTGCCGATGATTACGGCGAATGGAAAACCGGCGTGCGCTCTTCGGGGATGAACTTTGCCTTTAACCTGTTTTGCATCAAGCTTGCCTGGGCTTCCAGTGCCGGGATTATCAGCCTGGTGTTTATCTTCGTCGCTTATCAACCTGGCGCAGGCAACCAGACAGCGGCATCTCTGCACGGCATGACCAGCATGGAAACCCTGCTGCCTGCCCTGTTTCACTTGCTGCTGGCGTTTACCATTCTTGCCTGCAAACTCAATAATCCCTTGATGGCGCGTATTGCCAGCGATCTGCGTGTCCGCCATGTTCAGTCTTAA
- a CDS encoding AraC family transcriptional regulator — translation MLELSIAFPIQVQNGGLFISRGVGSHPARTLTSWEVIFVERGQLQIREDDRLFTVQAGESLLLRPGHRHVGEGAFPADLKFYWLHFDWLKGMGETGLHPAHLDIPQYTRVSDPQYVISLFRQFLSEQENIHRSIALECILLLILQQIAAPAAQESANDSPGLALAWKAHQIIRTQFHLPLSTSSLAKELHCNADYLGRVYRRTFRLTLTEALHRQRVLMAEKLLINNSLSLTEVGRQCGFNDTSYFRQIFRKHTGLTPAGWKRRYCKEHINS, via the coding sequence ATGCTCGAATTATCCATAGCGTTTCCGATTCAGGTACAGAATGGCGGGTTGTTTATTTCACGTGGGGTGGGAAGCCATCCGGCACGCACCCTGACTTCGTGGGAAGTGATTTTTGTCGAGCGCGGCCAACTGCAAATCCGCGAAGATGATCGTCTGTTTACCGTGCAGGCGGGCGAGAGCTTGCTGCTGCGTCCTGGGCATCGCCATGTGGGGGAAGGCGCGTTTCCTGCTGACCTCAAATTCTACTGGCTGCATTTTGACTGGCTGAAAGGGATGGGTGAAACGGGGTTACATCCAGCGCACCTCGACATCCCTCAGTACACGCGCGTCAGCGATCCCCAATACGTCATTTCACTGTTTCGCCAGTTTCTCAGCGAGCAGGAAAACATTCACCGCAGCATCGCGCTGGAGTGTATTTTATTGCTGATCCTGCAACAAATCGCCGCGCCCGCTGCGCAGGAGAGCGCCAATGATAGCCCCGGACTGGCGCTGGCGTGGAAAGCCCATCAGATCATCCGCACCCAATTCCACCTGCCGCTCTCCACCTCCTCACTGGCAAAAGAGCTGCACTGCAACGCCGATTATCTCGGACGCGTTTATCGCCGTACCTTTCGTCTGACGCTGACGGAAGCCCTCCACCGCCAGCGGGTGCTGATGGCCGAGAAGCTACTGATCAACAATTCGTTGTCATTGACCGAAGTGGGCCGACAGTGCGGATTCAACGACACCAGCTACTTTCGCCAGATCTTTCGTAAACATACCGGTCTGACCCCGGCGGGCTGGAAACGTCGCTACTGCAAGGAACATATCAACTCTTAA
- a CDS encoding helix-turn-helix domain-containing protein, whose protein sequence is MKGQIPQLKPEMLTATPAPTAVAYFYAQEQAQAWHSHATVQLTWCSRGALTIHTEQASWTLPPWRGLWIPSGLPHQTHAQAGTQTHNLYLSDAGEKKCIEALCPLQVTPLVHQLVNELHAQHPSRNALILPLLFNELSQATPAMVGCLPRVTEPRLRALTGMLLAQPDNNATLETLSQQLGTTSRTIARLFRQHTGMTFAQWRQQLTIMASIHQLSQGVSVEEIALRQGYCNGSALITMFSKVLGMTPQRYFALKS, encoded by the coding sequence ATGAAAGGCCAAATACCGCAGCTCAAGCCTGAGATGCTGACTGCAACCCCGGCACCCACAGCGGTAGCCTATTTTTATGCCCAGGAGCAGGCGCAGGCCTGGCATTCGCACGCAACGGTGCAGTTAACCTGGTGCAGCCGTGGCGCGCTGACCATCCACACCGAGCAGGCGAGCTGGACGCTACCCCCCTGGCGAGGACTGTGGATACCCTCGGGGCTGCCACATCAAACCCATGCTCAGGCCGGTACGCAAACCCACAATCTCTACCTGTCTGATGCGGGGGAAAAAAAATGTATTGAAGCGTTATGTCCGCTGCAGGTGACTCCGCTGGTGCATCAGTTGGTCAATGAACTGCATGCGCAGCACCCGTCACGCAATGCATTGATTCTGCCACTGTTATTCAATGAATTGAGCCAGGCAACGCCTGCCATGGTGGGGTGTCTGCCGAGGGTGACCGAGCCGCGATTGCGGGCGTTAACCGGGATGCTGCTCGCGCAGCCAGACAACAATGCCACGCTGGAGACGTTGAGTCAGCAATTGGGGACAACATCGCGTACCATCGCCCGTTTGTTCCGTCAGCACACCGGTATGACGTTTGCACAGTGGCGGCAGCAGCTCACCATTATGGCGTCCATTCATCAGTTGTCCCAGGGCGTGTCGGTGGAAGAGATCGCCCTTCGGCAGGGATATTGCAACGGCAGCGCGCTGATTACCATGTTCAGCAAGGTACTGGGAATGACGCCGCAACGCTACTTTGCGCTTAAGAGTTGA